A genomic window from Anopheles ziemanni chromosome X, idAnoZiCoDA_A2_x.2, whole genome shotgun sequence includes:
- the LOC131290922 gene encoding protein scalloped-like encodes MLIFGDSGLAASTITARWTQMGPGPTAGSLVPDDTNGSGVDGSKHLDVGDMSDDEKDLSSADAEGVWSPDIEQSFQEALAIYPPCGRRKIILSEEGKMYGRNELIARYIKLRTGKTRTRKQVSSHIQVLARRKLREFQAKMKVQFWQPGLQPSTSQDVKPFAQPGYPMKTATTVSDGALQPAHQWEGRAIATHKFRLVEYSAYLELRAEETYHKHLFVHIAETAANPSLESVEVKEIYDKFPQKSGGLKELYEKGPSNAFFLVKFWADLNTNIANDAGAFYGVSSHYESNDNMVITCSTKVCSFGKQVVEKVETEYSRIENGRYVYRISRSPMCDYMINFINKLKHLPEKYMMNSVLENFTILQVISNKETDETLLCVAFVFEVSTSEHGAQHHIYRLVKE; translated from the exons atgttaatttttggAG ATAGTGGACTGGCAGCCAGCACCATTACGGCACGGTGGACGCAAATGGGTCCAGGGCCAACGGCCGGATCGTTGGTCCCGGATGACACGAATGGATCCGGCGTCGATGGCAGCAAACATTTGGATGTCGGCGATATGAGCGAT GACGAAAAGGATCTCTCGTCAGCAGATGCCGAAGGTGTCTGGAGTCCGGATATCGAGCAGAGTTTCCAGGAGGCGCTTGCCATATACCCACCATGCGGCCGCAGAAAAATCATCCTCTCGGAAGAGGGGAAGATGTACG GCCGCAATGAGCTTATCGCTCGATACATAAAGCTGCGCACGGGAAAAACGAGAACTCGTAAACAAGTCAGCTCGCACATACAAGTATTAGCTAGACGAAAGCTACGTGAATTTCAGGCCAAAATGAAAGTG CAATTTTGGCAGCCGGGCCTACAGCCGAGTACTTCACAGGATGTTAAGCCGTTCGCACAGCCTGGCTATCCGATGAAAACAGCCACCACGGTATCGGACGGTGCATTACAGCCGGCACATCAATGGGAGGGCAGAGCGATTGCGACCCACAAATTTCGTCTGGTTGAGTATAGCGCATACCTGGAGCTGCGTGCTGAAGAAACT TACCACAAACACTTGTTTGTGCACATAGCCGAAACCGCGGCAAACCCTTCGCTCGAGTCGGTGGAGGTGAAAGAAATCTACGATAAGTTCCCGCAGAAATCCGGTGGTCTCAAGGAGCTGTATGAGAAAGGTCCCAGCAACGCGTTCTTCCTCGTGAAATTCTGGGCCGACCTCAACACAAACATCGCTAACGATGCTGGGGCGTTCTATGGTGTCAGTAGTCA CTACGAGAGCAATGACAATATGGTGATTACGTGCTCGACAAAGGTGTGCTCGTTCGGCAAACAGGTTGTCGAGAAGGTGGAAACTGAATACTCCCGAATAGAGAACGGCCGTTACGTGTACCGGATTAGTCGATCACCCATGTGTGACTACATGATCAATTTCATCAACAAGCTCAAACACCTTCCCGAGAAGTATATGATGAACAGTGTGCTGGAAAATTTCACCATCCTGCAG GTTATATCCAACAAAGAAACCGACGAAACATTGCTGTGTGTAGCCTTCGTATTCGAGGTGTCCACGTCCGAACACGGGGCTCAGCATCATATCTACCGTCTGGTGAAAGAATAG
- the LOC131290507 gene encoding post-GPI attachment to proteins factor 2-like, with amino-acid sequence MAEDRTALDPTVDVSYKEGQIPLEKTDDIGPVMPPLHSTKQQQLQYDHDVAHLLQLIPGQPHLRQPIPTQQQQQPRLQPEPARELLKRKPRANEDGNSSRAVAADAHVHTKAAASDNEDEGGGGGTGDRGGPRKSPSEMLVVHLIIGFRDICVFTLVLPLGTLLVCFISAYVFQPEEIHETHCRVYNIIPSISAITGVSPQRYLWRVSIALHIGPRFVIAFVYRNWYRAMVDSISDPERARKACRMINVVYWLNLVEISALCGVTYISNKENYPLHEKVFIIFMTTSLSYMLATLKLLKILQPDGPQTPKEESSLRYKQAFFALSIASTIGLILFFLKHRFLCQDLAFSWFALCEYIVASANMGFHCTTMLDFPTEDFIIARNAKQYKKPHSSLGWKLD; translated from the exons ATGGCGGAAGATCGGACGGCTCTAGACCCGACCGTTGACGTGAGCTACAAAGAAGGACAGATCCCGCTGGAAAAGACAGATGACATTGGGCCGGTGATGCCGCCACTGCACAGCACGAAACAGCAACAGTTGCAGTACGATCACGACGTCGCACATCTGCTACAGCTGATCCCGGGGCAGCCGCACCTGCGCCAACCGATTCCcacgcagcaacagcagcagccccGTCTGCAGCCGGAGCCGGCGCGGGAGCTGTTGAAGAGAAAACCGCGCGCCAACGAGGACGGCAACAGCTCCCGGGCGGTGGCAGCGGACGCGCACGTCCACACGAAAGCGGCCGCAAGCGATAACGAGGACGAAGGAGGAGGCGGAGGAACTGGTGACCGTGGAGGGCCACGCAAAAGCCCTTCCGAGATG CTAGTGGTGCATCTGATCATTGGTTTCCGTGATATCTGTGTATTTACACTTGTTCTGCCGCTTGGTACCTTGCTCGTTTGTTTCATCTCCGCTTACGTCTTCCAGCCAGAGGAAATTCACGAAACGCACTGTCGG GTTTACAACATCATTCCTTCAATTAGCGCCATCACAGGCGTTAGCCCGCAACGGTACCTGTGGCGTGTGTCGATCGCACTGCACATTGGTCCACGCTTCGTCATTGCCTTCGTCTACCGGAACTGGTACCGTGCCATGGTGGACAGCATAAGCGATCCCGAG AGAGCTAGGAAGGCGTGCCGGATGATCAACGTCGTCTACTGGCTGAACCTGGTCGAGATCAGTGCTCTCTGCGGGGTAACGTACATCTCCAACAAGGAAAATTACC CTCTGCACGAGAAGGTTTTTATCATCTTCATGACGACCTCGCTGTCGTACATGCTAGCGACGCTAAAGCTGCTGAAAATCCTACAACCGGACGGGCCGCAAACGCCGAAGGAGGAGTCCTCGCTGCGCTACAAGCAGGCGTTCTTTGCCCTCTCGATTGCCAGCACGATCGGGCTGATACTGTTTTTCTTAAAGCACCGCTTCCTCTGCCAAGATCTAG CGTTCAGCTGGTTCGCACTGTGCGAATATATCGTGGCTTCCGCCAACATGGGCTTTCACTGCACCACCATGCTGGACTTTCCGACCGAGGATTTTATCATCGCTAGAAATGCCAAACAGTACAAGAAGCCGCACAGCTCGCTCGGCTGGAAGCTGGACTAG